Proteins encoded in a region of the Deefgea piscis genome:
- the thiE gene encoding thiamine phosphate synthase gives MTTTANPIDLSLYLVLDPDLCGGLDEMVSTAKIAAQNGATVVQLRAPQWKKRQWLLAAQALKTVLAPYHVPLIINDQLDIALAMDADGVHVGQQDLPASEVRRLLGPNKIVGLSTNGLAQFHEAEAMYQAGIIDYVGVGPVYPTGTKKDASPVIAVDEVAAMLQNRILPAVVIGGIQAGKVAHLMAQGFDGVAVVSAICGQADIAGATQGLLAEIHAAKGGTK, from the coding sequence ATGACGACGACAGCGAATCCCATCGATTTAAGTTTGTATTTAGTGCTCGACCCGGATTTGTGTGGTGGACTGGACGAAATGGTCAGCACCGCGAAAATAGCCGCGCAAAACGGCGCCACCGTAGTGCAATTGCGCGCGCCGCAATGGAAAAAACGCCAATGGTTGCTGGCCGCGCAAGCGTTAAAAACCGTGCTGGCGCCGTACCATGTGCCACTGATTATTAACGATCAACTCGATATTGCGCTGGCGATGGATGCCGATGGGGTGCACGTTGGCCAACAAGATCTGCCCGCTAGTGAAGTACGGCGATTATTGGGGCCAAATAAAATCGTTGGTTTATCAACCAATGGTTTGGCGCAATTTCATGAGGCCGAAGCGATGTATCAGGCTGGCATCATCGATTATGTTGGGGTTGGGCCGGTATACCCTACAGGAACGAAAAAAGATGCTTCGCCAGTGATCGCCGTGGACGAAGTGGCCGCCATGTTGCAAAACCGCATCTTGCCAGCGGTGGTTATTGGTGGCATTCAGGCAGGGAAAGTGGCCCACTTGATGGCGCAGGGCTTTGATGGGGTTGCCGTGGTCTCAGCGATTTGCGGCCAAGCCGATATCGCTGGCGCAACGCAAGGTCTCTTGGCTGAAATTCATGCCGCAAAGGGAGGCACGAAATGA
- the thiM gene encoding hydroxyethylthiazole kinase, translated as MSQVDLTIAELPFHLVADELERLRANTPLVHVLTNEVVQCFTANTLLAIGASPAMIVAEAEVADFAAIADALLINIGTVYPVRLQAMNLAIDAANAAATPWVLDPVAVGVLQYRRDAALAMLAKKPAAIRGNGSEILALAAALALNAEAIAGGKGVDSTMSSMSALSAAQQLARATGAIVAVTGATDYITDGEQTWAVPWGHPMMTRVVGTGCALSAVVAAFLADAPNRLNAVAAACAVMAIAGERAVECSDGPGTFVAPFLDALHVIHPVQLRSYSE; from the coding sequence ATGTCTCAAGTTGATCTTACAATTGCTGAACTGCCATTTCATTTAGTTGCCGATGAGCTAGAACGCTTACGCGCTAATACCCCCCTAGTGCATGTGCTGACCAATGAGGTCGTGCAATGCTTTACTGCCAATACCCTACTTGCCATTGGCGCTTCGCCAGCGATGATTGTGGCCGAAGCAGAGGTCGCTGATTTTGCGGCGATTGCCGATGCGCTGCTGATTAATATCGGCACCGTTTACCCAGTCCGACTACAAGCGATGAACTTAGCGATTGATGCCGCTAACGCCGCGGCAACGCCGTGGGTGCTCGATCCGGTGGCTGTTGGCGTATTGCAATACCGCCGCGATGCAGCGCTTGCGATGTTGGCGAAAAAACCAGCGGCAATTCGCGGCAATGGCTCAGAGATTTTGGCTTTGGCGGCTGCCTTGGCTTTGAATGCTGAGGCGATAGCGGGTGGTAAAGGCGTTGATAGTACGATGAGCTCAATGTCGGCATTGAGCGCCGCGCAGCAGTTGGCGCGCGCCACTGGCGCGATTGTTGCCGTGACGGGCGCGACCGATTACATCACCGATGGCGAGCAAACATGGGCGGTGCCGTGGGGTCACCCAATGATGACGCGCGTGGTGGGCACGGGTTGTGCATTGTCGGCCGTGGTGGCGGCCTTTTTGGCCGATGCCCCCAATCGACTCAATGCCGTGGCCGCAGCCTGCGCCGTGATGGCGATTGCTGGCGAGCGGGCGGTAGAGTGCTCTGATGGCCCGGGCACATTTGTTGCGCCGTTTTTAGACGCTTTACACGTGATTCATCCAGTGCAATTACGGAGCTATAGCGAATGA
- a CDS encoding aminotransferase-like domain-containing protein: MLARRIERLTSSLVRDILAVAQQPGVISFAGGLPASEALLSLDLAALPADVVKSALQYGPSEGETQLRELIAQRMQAIGLDCSAAQVLILNGSQQGIDLVSKLMIDEGTPVLVEEPAYLAALQSFRLLGADLRTLPIADGVDLKALAERLPEVTMAYLTPTFQNPSGYCYSQAERQAVAALLDTHGTCLFEDDPYRELAYDTPAPAPLVSHLTSAPWVYQGSFSKTLAPGLRLGYLIAHPDLMPHLVRLKQAADLHSNRLSQLIVTQILANDQLDPHLAAVLPLYRQRRDAMANALATHLSPYATWSLPSGGLFFWVKLNTVDDTLALMRAALAQKLAIMPGVAFMASNQDDGAIRLNFSHANPEQIQIGIARLAQILRDF, from the coding sequence ATGCTAGCTAGAAGAATTGAACGTTTAACTTCGTCATTGGTTCGCGATATTTTAGCGGTCGCGCAACAGCCTGGGGTGATTTCATTTGCCGGTGGCTTGCCCGCTAGCGAAGCTTTGTTGTCGCTCGATTTAGCCGCATTGCCTGCCGACGTGGTGAAAAGTGCCCTGCAATATGGCCCGAGCGAGGGCGAGACGCAGTTGCGCGAATTGATCGCTCAGCGAATGCAAGCTATCGGTTTGGACTGCAGCGCCGCGCAAGTCTTGATTCTAAATGGCTCGCAACAAGGTATTGATCTCGTCAGTAAATTAATGATCGACGAGGGCACCCCAGTCTTGGTCGAAGAACCAGCGTATTTGGCCGCTTTACAATCCTTCCGTTTATTGGGGGCGGACTTACGCACGTTGCCGATTGCTGATGGCGTTGATTTGAAGGCGTTGGCCGAGCGCTTGCCAGAAGTGACCATGGCGTATTTAACGCCGACGTTTCAAAATCCGTCGGGCTATTGCTACAGCCAAGCAGAGCGGCAAGCAGTGGCCGCGCTGCTCGATACCCACGGTACGTGTTTGTTTGAGGACGACCCCTATCGCGAGCTAGCATACGATACCCCTGCACCCGCACCCTTGGTGAGTCATTTAACATCCGCGCCTTGGGTGTATCAAGGCTCGTTCAGCAAAACTTTGGCGCCGGGCTTACGCTTGGGCTATTTGATTGCACATCCAGATTTAATGCCGCATTTAGTGCGCTTAAAGCAAGCGGCTGATTTGCATAGCAATCGTTTAAGTCAATTGATTGTGACGCAGATATTGGCGAATGATCAGCTCGATCCGCATTTAGCCGCCGTATTGCCGCTGTATCGACAACGCCGTGATGCAATGGCCAATGCCTTGGCAACGCATTTAAGCCCTTATGCCACGTGGTCCTTACCGAGTGGCGGTTTGTTTTTTTGGGTCAAACTCAACACAGTCGATGACACTTTAGCGCTGATGCGCGCCGCTTTGGCGCAAAAACTGGCGATTATGCCGGGCGTGGCGTTTATGGCGTCAAATCAAGATGATGGGGCGATTCGACTCAATTTTAGTCATGCCAATCCCGAGCAAATTCAAATTGGGATTGCGCGCTTAGCGCAGATTTTGCGGGACTTTTGA
- a CDS encoding MarR family winged helix-turn-helix transcriptional regulator codes for MIDQKIEADIELLFYGYRAFTAQADALLAERQWGRVHHRVLYFVARNPGVAIHQLLSKLGVSKQALHGPLKALQAAQLVVSQSDEHDKRVKNLYLTPLGQQLEHELTSPQRELLRRIESELGPEVTTAWRQMMSTLSQQITSKS; via the coding sequence ATGATTGACCAAAAAATTGAAGCCGATATTGAACTCTTGTTTTATGGCTACCGTGCCTTTACCGCACAAGCGGACGCTTTACTGGCCGAACGCCAATGGGGACGCGTTCATCATCGAGTGTTGTATTTTGTTGCCAGAAATCCTGGCGTTGCCATTCACCAACTATTAAGCAAACTTGGTGTAAGCAAACAGGCATTACACGGCCCACTCAAAGCTTTGCAAGCCGCGCAATTGGTTGTCAGTCAAAGTGATGAACATGACAAACGAGTGAAAAACCTATATTTGACGCCACTTGGTCAGCAATTAGAGCATGAGCTCACCAGCCCTCAGCGCGAACTACTGCGACGCATTGAATCAGAGCTAGGCCCCGAGGTCACCACGGCATGGCGCCAGATGATGTCTACGCTAAGCCAACAAATCACATCAAAATCTTAA
- a CDS encoding dihydroorotate oxidase → MPNLATTFLDLPLNNPLMNASGVWCSVGSQLEALQESEAGAMVTKSCTLQPRDGNPEPRYRVLNGDKPWGSINSMGLPNEGFAYYLRYTERHDYESKPLFISISGLTLDDNLAMIDSLKDAVTPAILEINLSCPNVPGKAQLGYDFDAMDTLLAEVTSGYGQRALGVKLPPYFDIAHFDEAAAILNRYPSVAFVTCINSIGNALAIDIDSESVIIKPKDGFGGLGGDYVLPTALANVNAFYRRCPEKAIIGCGGVKSGQEAFMHILAGATLVQMGTALYEEGPSIFGRVKAELSEIMEKKGYSSLSQFHGKLKTL, encoded by the coding sequence ATGCCCAATTTAGCTACAACATTTTTAGATCTACCTCTGAACAACCCACTGATGAATGCCTCAGGGGTTTGGTGCAGCGTGGGCTCACAACTCGAAGCACTGCAAGAATCAGAAGCGGGCGCCATGGTGACCAAAAGCTGTACTTTACAGCCGCGCGATGGCAATCCCGAGCCGCGTTACCGCGTTCTCAACGGGGATAAGCCGTGGGGCAGTATTAATTCGATGGGTCTACCCAACGAAGGCTTTGCTTATTATTTGCGCTATACCGAGCGCCATGATTATGAGAGCAAGCCTTTATTTATTTCGATTTCGGGTCTTACGCTGGATGATAATTTAGCGATGATCGACAGCCTAAAAGACGCGGTCACACCGGCGATCTTAGAAATCAATTTGTCCTGCCCGAATGTACCGGGCAAAGCGCAGCTGGGTTATGATTTTGATGCCATGGATACTTTATTGGCTGAAGTCACCTCCGGTTACGGGCAACGTGCTTTAGGCGTTAAATTACCACCGTATTTTGATATTGCACATTTTGACGAAGCCGCTGCGATTTTAAATCGCTACCCAAGTGTTGCTTTCGTAACTTGCATTAATTCAATTGGGAATGCGCTGGCGATTGATATTGACAGCGAATCGGTCATCATCAAACCGAAAGATGGCTTTGGTGGCTTAGGTGGCGACTATGTATTGCCGACTGCACTGGCCAATGTGAATGCCTTCTATCGCCGCTGCCCAGAAAAAGCCATCATCGGCTGCGGTGGCGTGAAATCAGGCCAAGAAGCCTTTATGCACATTTTGGCGGGTGCGACTTTGGTACAAATGGGCACGGCGCTATACGAAGAAGGCCCGAGCATTTTTGGCCGAGTAAAAGCCGAACTCAGTGAAATCATGGAAAAGAAAGGCTATTCAAGCTTGTCACAATTTCATGGCAAGCTCAAAACCTTGTAA
- a CDS encoding polyhydroxyalkanoate granule-associated phasin — MTQLTQDPFATWHELAQKTQEMWLDSAFVFSQRTQMLAQAGMNPNAAEQAEMTQMGMEKLEAVGESSVAALQQIGAMQQALWAKALQQNQAAIAMVTASMTSPQEALAAQQQYSYQLLSPELLTQASADMAHAILHPVHKRTTENAERLREEND, encoded by the coding sequence ATGACTCAATTAACGCAAGACCCGTTTGCTACATGGCATGAGTTGGCACAAAAAACGCAAGAAATGTGGCTCGATTCTGCCTTTGTCTTTTCACAGCGCACGCAAATGCTCGCGCAAGCGGGGATGAATCCGAATGCGGCCGAACAAGCTGAAATGACGCAGATGGGGATGGAAAAACTCGAAGCGGTGGGTGAATCTTCTGTCGCTGCTTTGCAGCAAATCGGTGCCATGCAGCAAGCTTTGTGGGCCAAAGCTTTGCAGCAAAATCAAGCGGCAATTGCTATGGTGACCGCCAGTATGACTTCACCGCAGGAGGCATTGGCCGCACAGCAACAATATTCTTATCAGTTGCTCAGTCCTGAGCTACTCACACAAGCCAGCGCCGATATGGCGCATGCCATTCTGCATCCAGTGCATAAACGAACCACTGAAAATGCAGAACGGTTGCGGGAAGAGAACGATTAA
- a CDS encoding DNA-3-methyladenine glycosylase family protein, which produces MTSQLPAYWQQACRHLAAQDPIMAKLIAAHPAVSLQSRGDVFHTLARAIVGQQISVKAADTVWARFCAALGDVSSAAVLQQDPEALRACGLSARKVEYLCDLAAQHQAGRLDPSVWVDWDDGAIIQALIAIRGIGRWSAEMFLLFYLLRPNVLPLADIGLIKAIALHYHAGERLPRAALIELAAAWQPWCSVATWYLWRSLDPVPVEY; this is translated from the coding sequence ATGACCTCGCAGCTTCCCGCTTATTGGCAACAAGCTTGCCGACATTTGGCGGCGCAAGACCCCATCATGGCCAAGCTGATTGCAGCGCATCCTGCGGTGAGTTTGCAAAGCCGAGGGGATGTTTTTCATACCTTGGCCAGAGCCATTGTTGGGCAACAAATCTCGGTTAAAGCCGCTGATACAGTCTGGGCAAGATTCTGCGCGGCGCTGGGGGATGTATCAAGCGCCGCCGTGTTGCAGCAAGATCCAGAGGCACTACGCGCCTGTGGCTTGTCGGCCAGAAAGGTGGAATACCTCTGCGATTTGGCCGCGCAGCATCAAGCGGGGCGCTTAGACCCTAGCGTTTGGGTGGACTGGGATGATGGGGCGATTATTCAAGCTTTGATCGCCATCCGCGGAATAGGGCGCTGGTCGGCGGAGATGTTTTTATTGTTTTATTTATTGCGCCCCAATGTTTTGCCGCTGGCGGATATTGGTTTGATCAAAGCCATTGCACTGCATTACCACGCAGGTGAGCGTTTACCGCGTGCTGCGTTGATTGAGCTTGCCGCAGCGTGGCAGCCGTGGTGTAGTGTGGCCACGTGGTATCTGTGGCGCAGTTTAGACCCAGTTCCGGTCGAATATTAA
- the pmbA gene encoding metalloprotease PmbA — protein MSEFSFSEQNLRDLAAQVLQEAQKQGATACDVEVSEGAGQNVSTRLDEIETIEYNRDKGVNVTVYLGQQKAHASSSDFSTAALAETVNKALSIAKYTAADEFAGQADPARLCTHFPDLDLYHPWPLSVEGAIELARECEAAARGVDARINNSDGATVSTSGSRWVYANSLGFMGTGTSTRYSISAAVIAEDESGMQRDYWYSSARAETDLDSAKKIGQRAGERTIRRLGARRLKTGEYPVLFEAPVASSLIGHWIAAVSGASLYRKSSFLVDSLGKSVFSPCVTITEDPFLKRGFASGAFDAEGVATVARTVVDAGVQQGYFLGSYSARKLGMDTTGNAGGPHNLLVAPTIDAASLLGLMGTGLLVTELLGHGTNMVTGDYSRGAAGFWVENGVIQYPVEEITIAGNLREMYQQIIAVGDDGLRSSSRHVGSILIEKMTVAGE, from the coding sequence GTGTCTGAATTTAGTTTTAGTGAACAAAACCTGCGTGATTTAGCCGCGCAAGTGTTACAAGAGGCGCAAAAACAAGGCGCAACCGCTTGCGACGTTGAGGTTTCCGAAGGCGCGGGCCAAAATGTATCGACTCGTTTGGACGAAATCGAAACGATTGAATACAACCGAGATAAAGGTGTGAATGTTACCGTTTATCTGGGGCAGCAAAAAGCGCATGCCAGTAGTAGCGACTTTTCGACTGCCGCTTTAGCTGAAACGGTCAATAAAGCGTTAAGTATTGCCAAATACACCGCAGCCGATGAATTTGCCGGTCAGGCCGATCCGGCGCGCTTGTGTACGCACTTTCCCGATTTGGATTTATACCACCCTTGGCCTTTATCGGTCGAAGGCGCTATTGAGTTGGCGCGAGAGTGTGAAGCGGCCGCTCGGGGCGTGGATGCGCGAATTAATAATTCTGATGGTGCCACGGTATCGACGTCTGGCTCGCGCTGGGTGTACGCCAATTCCTTGGGCTTTATGGGCACGGGTACCAGTACGCGCTACAGTATTTCTGCAGCAGTGATTGCCGAAGATGAAAGCGGCATGCAGCGCGATTACTGGTATAGCTCGGCGCGCGCCGAGACCGATTTAGATTCGGCCAAGAAAATTGGTCAACGCGCTGGCGAGCGCACGATTCGCCGATTGGGCGCACGTCGGCTAAAAACTGGCGAATACCCGGTGCTGTTTGAAGCGCCCGTGGCCAGCTCTTTGATCGGACATTGGATTGCAGCGGTCAGTGGCGCAAGTTTGTATCGAAAATCGAGCTTTTTGGTCGATAGCCTAGGCAAATCGGTGTTTTCGCCGTGCGTAACGATTACTGAAGATCCATTTTTAAAGCGCGGCTTTGCCAGCGGGGCTTTTGATGCCGAAGGCGTTGCCACCGTGGCGCGTACTGTGGTGGATGCCGGTGTGCAGCAAGGGTATTTCCTTGGTAGCTATTCAGCGCGCAAGCTAGGGATGGATACCACGGGTAATGCCGGTGGCCCACATAATCTATTGGTGGCGCCCACGATCGATGCGGCCAGTCTATTGGGTTTGATGGGAACGGGCTTATTGGTCACCGAATTACTGGGGCATGGCACCAATATGGTCACCGGGGATTATTCGCGTGGCGCGGCTGGGTTTTGGGTTGAAAATGGCGTGATTCAATATCCGGTTGAAGAAATCACCATTGCCGGTAATTTGCGCGAGATGTACCAGCAAATTATTGCCGTGGGTGATGACGGTTTGCGCTCAAGTAGTCGCCATGTTGGCTCGATTTTGATCGAAAAAATGACCGTGGCCGGTGAATGA
- the yjgA gene encoding ribosome biogenesis factor YjgA codes for MTNLNQYDSDEPVGIISKSQAKRDAIALQELGATLLEYTPKQLAPLNLPENILDAVKEGRKITANGATARQKQYIGKLMRNIDPAPIYAFLDAQKGISNTHNIWLHQIERLREKMLTDVKTVETFIADYPEVDIQHLRQLIRNSIKERQQQEAGKHVPPKAFRELFQLMKTFIKEPATGYQDPEEEAPTKD; via the coding sequence ATGACCAACCTAAATCAATACGACAGCGATGAACCCGTTGGCATCATCAGCAAGTCACAAGCCAAACGTGACGCCATTGCGTTACAAGAATTGGGCGCGACTTTGCTGGAATATACGCCAAAACAACTCGCCCCTTTGAACCTACCAGAAAACATCTTGGATGCGGTCAAAGAAGGTCGGAAAATCACGGCCAATGGTGCCACCGCTCGCCAGAAGCAGTATATCGGCAAATTGATGCGAAATATCGATCCAGCACCAATTTATGCGTTTCTTGATGCGCAAAAAGGCATTTCAAACACGCACAATATTTGGCTACACCAAATTGAGCGTTTGCGCGAAAAAATGCTCACCGATGTAAAAACCGTTGAAACCTTTATCGCTGACTACCCTGAAGTTGACATTCAACACCTGCGCCAACTGATTCGCAATTCAATCAAAGAGCGCCAACAACAAGAAGCCGGCAAACACGTACCGCCAAAAGCCTTCCGTGAATTATTTCAATTAATGAAAACATTCATCAAAGAGCCGGCAACCGGATACCAAGACCCAGAAGAAGAAGCCCCAACCAAGGATTAA
- a CDS encoding HAD-IA family hydrolase, which translates to MHPDSAPILSAQGFLFDMDGTLVDSTLCIEKIWRNWAERHQIDFSAILKVMHGRRGEETIALVAPHLDAQAETAQLIAEELLSLDGSVAIAGAKDFLESLDLDQWAVVTSAPRELALAKLAFVGLPTPKHLIGAEDVTLGKPNPAPYLQGAALLQLNARDCIAFEDAAAGIRSAHAAGSVVIAISHAAGADSTSLAQFSVRDFTALQLNRMPSCFTLSISA; encoded by the coding sequence ATGCACCCCGATTCAGCTCCGATTCTTAGCGCGCAGGGTTTCTTATTTGATATGGATGGCACTTTGGTTGACTCAACGCTTTGCATTGAAAAAATCTGGCGCAATTGGGCTGAACGTCATCAAATCGATTTCTCCGCCATATTAAAAGTCATGCATGGCCGACGTGGCGAAGAAACCATTGCCTTAGTTGCACCCCATTTAGATGCTCAAGCAGAAACAGCACAGTTGATTGCTGAAGAACTACTAAGCCTAGATGGCTCGGTAGCGATTGCAGGGGCGAAGGATTTTCTTGAATCACTCGATCTTGATCAATGGGCAGTGGTCACCTCGGCACCACGCGAACTGGCGCTGGCAAAACTGGCTTTTGTAGGCCTACCGACGCCCAAACACTTAATTGGCGCAGAAGATGTAACTTTGGGTAAGCCCAATCCAGCGCCCTACTTACAAGGCGCCGCATTACTGCAGCTCAATGCTCGTGATTGCATCGCATTTGAAGATGCAGCCGCGGGGATTCGTTCAGCGCACGCAGCAGGTTCTGTTGTTATTGCCATTAGCCATGCAGCAGGGGCAGATTCCACCAGCTTGGCGCAATTTAGCGTTCGCGACTTTACTGCACTGCAATTAAATCGCATGCCATCTTGCTTTACCTTGAGTATTTCCGCATGA
- the mog gene encoding molybdopterin adenylyltransferase, with protein MNSALKIGLVSISDRASSGIYEDQGIPALGEWLAQVLTTPFTLETRLIADEQSLIEQTLVELVDVAACQLVLTTGGTGPAKRDVTPEATRAVMDKEMPGFGEQMRQISLHFVPTAILSRQTAVIRGNSLILNLPGQPKSIKETLEGLKNDQGQTLVPGIFSAIPYCIQLLDGPYIETDPAIVKSFRPKSAIRH; from the coding sequence ATGAATTCTGCATTAAAAATTGGGCTTGTTTCTATCTCTGATCGAGCCAGCAGCGGCATTTACGAAGACCAAGGCATCCCGGCACTTGGTGAGTGGCTAGCGCAAGTACTCACTACGCCATTCACACTAGAAACGCGCCTAATTGCCGATGAGCAATCGCTGATCGAGCAAACTTTAGTGGAACTGGTTGATGTCGCCGCTTGCCAACTCGTACTCACTACGGGCGGCACCGGTCCGGCTAAACGTGATGTAACACCGGAAGCGACGCGTGCCGTAATGGATAAAGAAATGCCTGGGTTTGGCGAGCAAATGCGGCAGATTAGCTTGCACTTTGTCCCGACCGCCATTTTGTCCCGACAAACTGCAGTCATTCGCGGCAATAGTTTAATTTTAAACTTACCAGGGCAACCCAAATCGATTAAAGAAACATTAGAAGGCTTAAAAAACGACCAAGGCCAAACACTTGTGCCGGGTATTTTCTCAGCTATTCCATATTGCATTCAATTACTTGACGGTCCATACATAGAAACAGACCCTGCAATTGTAAAATCATTCCGCCCAAAATCAGCAATACGGCATTAA